The genomic stretch GAAAACCTCAAGAACTACAAACTGGTCATCTTCTATACCACGGGCGATCTAACTCAGGCAGGAACAGACGGCCAACCCCCGATGGGTCCCAACGGCGTCGCGGATCTGCTGGCGTGGCTCAACAACGGCGGCTCGGTCATGGGCTTCCACAGTTCGACGGACTCGTTCCATACGCCCGAAAATGGCGAGGTAACGCCGTTCTTGAAGATGTTGGGCGGCGAGTTTAAGACGCACGGCAAGCAATTCGCCGGCACCCTCAAGGTAGTCGATCCGGATCACCCTGCAATGGCGCGCTTCCCCAAAGACTGGCAGATTCAGGACGAGTGGTACATGTTCATCAATCTCAATCAGAAGGACATGCACGTGCTCGCCTTGCTTGATCCGGGCGAGGAACGTAGCAAGCAGGAAATGTACAACGTGCCGTCGTATCCGATGATCTGGTGCAGCCAGTATGGAAACGGCCGCGTATACTTCAATGGGATGGGTCACCGCGAAGATGTATGGACGAATCCCGATTTCATAAAGGTCATCGAAGATGCGGCCAAGTGGACCATGGGCCAGGGTCCGGCGAAGAACGAGCCGAACTACGACAAGGTGGTTCCCACGAAGTAAGTCACCTCACGTCCCAACTGAGTCTGAGTAATCGCGGCGCACGTCCAAGAGATGTGCGCCGTGTTTAGTTTTGCCGCGGCCGTGCTAGAATGACAGAAGGAGAAGACAAGAAACATGAAAACACAACAGATTCGAACCGCATTCACAATGGTTGCATTCTGTTTGGTCGCGATGCTTGTCTCTTTGGGAACATTCCATGTTCTTTACGTGACCGATCATATTCCCATGACATCGGGTGAGCTTCGATCACTTGTGGAAGGCGGTCTCCGTTTTCACGACTCGGCGGATGTGCAGCGCGGTATTCGCAAGGGCGTTGACATCGTTGCCTTTACAGGGGCAACCCCGCATACATGCTTGTTGTGCCAAGTCGCGATTGCAGGAGACGTGGAAACAGTCAAGCTGCTTCGCGCGCACAGGGCGAATGAGACCTTCGAAAGATGTATGCAGCATCACAGAGACATTCTTGTTAATTGCATTCTGCGGGGCGAAACGGAGATGGCATCTGCGCTCATATACGGTGGAGCCGCGGACCAATCTCGCTGGCAAGGCAAATCGCCTCTGCACGTCGCAATCGAAAGCGGTCAACTCGATATCGTCCGCGCGATGCTGAAGCAGAGCGGGGGTGGCGACATCATCGATCCTACGTGGCTTGAATCGCTGAATGGCTCCGAACAGGGCGAGAAAATGCTTGGAATTCTGCATCGCTATGACGTGAAATTCTACCGGTACTATCCATATTGTTGAAAACGTAAACCAAGGGGAGAATTTCAGGTGAAGGCCGATCCAAGAACAGCAACCGAG from Candidatus Hydrogenedentota bacterium encodes the following:
- a CDS encoding ThuA domain-containing protein, with translation MSTRIVVSSMMCLFAVSLVAGCASVGNAAEPGAKGKVLVLSKSAGFEHSVIKYNDQNVSHVDTVLKPLFEGMGMTYESTKDASKINAENLKNYKLVIFYTTGDLTQAGTDGQPPMGPNGVADLLAWLNNGGSVMGFHSSTDSFHTPENGEVTPFLKMLGGEFKTHGKQFAGTLKVVDPDHPAMARFPKDWQIQDEWYMFINLNQKDMHVLALLDPGEERSKQEMYNVPSYPMIWCSQYGNGRVYFNGMGHREDVWTNPDFIKVIEDAAKWTMGQGPAKNEPNYDKVVPTK
- a CDS encoding ankyrin repeat domain-containing protein, with the protein product MKTQQIRTAFTMVAFCLVAMLVSLGTFHVLYVTDHIPMTSGELRSLVEGGLRFHDSADVQRGIRKGVDIVAFTGATPHTCLLCQVAIAGDVETVKLLRAHRANETFERCMQHHRDILVNCILRGETEMASALIYGGAADQSRWQGKSPLHVAIESGQLDIVRAMLKQSGGGDIIDPTWLESLNGSEQGEKMLGILHRYDVKFYRYYPYC